The Desulforegula conservatrix Mb1Pa genome has a window encoding:
- a CDS encoding lysophospholipid acyltransferase family protein, with protein sequence MLENFYNSKYFESIQIPEFMKKIGVFIYQPYKWLFYIPFLFISTIVLGVPGCFIGWFISPKLASRISAVTWAKVNAWATPMFVRITGRENIDRKQSYVIVCNHQSHYDIFILYGWLGIDFKWVMKKELRKVPVLGDVCDAMGHIYIDRTNSANAIEEINRAKERIVNGTSVLFFPEGTRSLTGEMGQFKKGAFKMAIDLGLPVLPITIKGTRDILPAKTMNLLPGLAQMIIHEPIEICSYSEANIDILMDKARNIIEGAME encoded by the coding sequence ATGCTGGAAAACTTCTACAATTCCAAATACTTTGAATCCATTCAGATTCCCGAATTCATGAAGAAAATTGGGGTATTTATTTATCAACCGTATAAGTGGCTTTTTTATATACCGTTTCTTTTTATTTCAACCATTGTTCTTGGTGTGCCAGGATGCTTCATCGGCTGGTTTATAAGTCCAAAACTTGCCAGCCGAATATCAGCTGTAACATGGGCAAAAGTGAACGCTTGGGCCACTCCCATGTTTGTCAGAATCACTGGCAGAGAAAATATCGATCGGAAACAGTCCTATGTCATTGTGTGTAATCATCAGAGTCATTATGATATTTTTATTCTTTACGGATGGCTTGGGATTGATTTCAAATGGGTTATGAAAAAGGAACTCAGAAAAGTTCCTGTTCTTGGAGATGTATGCGATGCCATGGGGCATATATATATCGATAGAACTAACAGCGCCAATGCAATAGAAGAGATTAACAGAGCCAAAGAAAGGATTGTTAACGGAACTTCGGTTCTTTTTTTTCCCGAAGGGACGAGAAGTCTTACAGGTGAAATGGGCCAGTTTAAAAAAGGTGCTTTCAAGATGGCCATTGATCTTGGTCTCCCCGTGCTTCCAATAACCATAAAAGGAACAAGGGATATCCTTCCTGCAAAAACCATGAATCTTCTTCCAGGCTTGGCCCAGATGATAATACATGAGCCGATTGAAATCTGTTCATATTCTGAAGCCAATATTGATATCCTCATGGATAAGGCCAGAAACATCATTGAAGGCGCTATGGAATAA
- a CDS encoding AAA family ATPase yields MKFNSVEEVQVRLGDVNYIPSREIATVVFLADSTQKPVLIEGPAGVGKTELAKAIAKSQGRELIRMQCYEGLDEAKALYEWEYAKQLLYTQMVKEKINTVIQDSTSLAEAVDKIAEQEDAFFSDRFIQPRPLLKAIMSEKPVVLLIDEVDKSDPEFEAFLLELLSDFQVTIPEIGTRKAKSIPFVILTSNNYRDMSDALKRRCIHLYINYPSHQREKEIVKLKLPGIDDILLESLIQTIGKIRNLDLKKRPCISETLDWAKSLLVLNIDRITPEVLSDTLNMIVKYKSDTELVKKNLTKIVG; encoded by the coding sequence ATGAAATTTAATAGTGTTGAAGAAGTTCAGGTGCGACTCGGAGATGTCAACTATATTCCGTCAAGGGAAATAGCCACGGTGGTTTTTCTTGCTGATTCGACCCAGAAGCCTGTCCTGATAGAAGGGCCTGCTGGAGTTGGGAAAACAGAACTCGCCAAGGCAATAGCAAAGAGCCAGGGGCGTGAGTTGATAAGAATGCAGTGCTATGAAGGTCTTGACGAAGCCAAGGCTCTTTATGAATGGGAATACGCAAAACAGCTCCTTTACACACAGATGGTCAAGGAAAAAATCAATACGGTTATTCAGGATTCAACTTCCCTTGCAGAGGCAGTTGACAAGATAGCCGAGCAGGAGGACGCTTTTTTCTCTGACAGGTTCATTCAGCCAAGGCCTCTTTTAAAAGCCATTATGTCTGAAAAGCCTGTTGTCTTATTAATCGACGAGGTTGATAAATCAGATCCTGAGTTCGAAGCATTCCTTCTTGAGCTTTTGAGTGATTTTCAGGTAACAATTCCAGAAATTGGTACAAGAAAAGCTAAGTCCATTCCTTTCGTGATACTTACATCAAACAATTACAGGGATATGAGTGACGCTCTCAAAAGGCGCTGTATTCATCTGTATATTAACTATCCGTCACACCAGCGTGAAAAGGAAATTGTCAAGCTCAAGCTGCCAGGAATAGATGATATTCTTCTTGAAAGCCTGATTCAGACCATAGGAAAAATCAGAAACCTTGACCTGAAAAAGAGACCTTGTATTTCAGAAACCCTTGACTGGGCAAAGTCTCTGCTTGTTTTGAACATTGACAGGATAACTCCGGAAGTCCTTTCTGATACCCTGAATATGATAGTCAAGTATAAGTCCGACACAGAGCTTGTTAAAAAGAATCTGACCAAAATTGTGGGCTGA
- a CDS encoding vWA domain-containing protein has translation MLDPILNFVTSCRASDLKISTSEVLDCMRHLTLIDPLDEPQFKTTLMTNFVKTRRDMARFDELYNLFFHEIRPEEKKGTGELVRRDIKDAVERMKKEAGESDLMNALMEFLGGNPAPLLEQMHELYTREEEKPKAFKIKNNMGQLASRLEIMLTLSKMKSKVMTITGEMYTDAESVTKAEVDAYFNRMLDRANDMLTGDPKPLNDSLIQTNSVEKRLNELGEVSFSSLTPEDIDHMRSIIDQLVRKLKDVASRRYSAKNRGVLDVKKTLRNSAKFQGVPIEIKYKNKALRKGRIITLCDISSSVWAASRFMLNILYALQDCFSKVRSFIFISKLAEVTEFFEKFEINEAIQKTLTEADIEYNVPTDYGETFRDFKKDYLHDLNTKTTVIIIGDGRSNYMNPQAEILGEMRDKCRRIIWLNPEPMHVWHTGDSEMFTYKSYCHEVRPCQNLNQLMDFVHELVL, from the coding sequence ATGCTTGACCCAATTCTGAATTTTGTTACTTCGTGCAGGGCTTCCGATTTAAAAATTTCCACTTCCGAAGTGCTTGACTGCATGAGGCATCTTACCCTAATAGACCCCCTTGATGAGCCCCAGTTCAAAACAACGCTCATGACGAACTTCGTCAAGACGAGGCGAGACATGGCCAGATTTGACGAGCTTTACAATCTTTTTTTTCATGAAATAAGACCTGAAGAAAAAAAAGGAACAGGTGAGCTTGTACGCAGAGATATAAAGGACGCCGTTGAAAGAATGAAAAAAGAGGCCGGCGAATCTGATCTCATGAACGCTCTCATGGAGTTTCTTGGGGGGAATCCAGCGCCTCTTCTTGAACAGATGCATGAATTATATACAAGGGAAGAGGAAAAGCCCAAGGCATTCAAAATCAAGAATAATATGGGGCAGCTTGCAAGCCGCTTAGAGATCATGCTAACGCTCAGCAAGATGAAAAGCAAGGTCATGACCATCACCGGAGAAATGTACACCGACGCAGAATCAGTGACAAAGGCCGAAGTAGATGCTTATTTCAACAGGATGCTTGACCGGGCAAACGATATGCTCACAGGAGATCCAAAGCCCCTGAATGATTCACTTATCCAGACAAACAGCGTTGAAAAACGTCTTAACGAGCTTGGAGAAGTTTCTTTCTCGTCCCTGACCCCTGAAGACATTGATCATATGAGATCAATTATTGATCAGCTTGTCAGAAAGCTTAAGGACGTGGCAAGCAGAAGATATTCAGCAAAAAACAGGGGAGTCCTCGATGTCAAGAAGACGCTCAGGAATTCCGCAAAATTTCAGGGCGTTCCGATAGAAATAAAATACAAGAACAAAGCGCTTCGCAAGGGCAGAATCATAACCCTGTGTGATATTTCAAGCTCTGTTTGGGCTGCTTCAAGGTTTATGCTCAATATCCTCTATGCACTTCAGGATTGCTTCAGCAAGGTCAGGAGTTTTATATTTATATCTAAACTTGCCGAGGTTACCGAATTTTTTGAAAAATTTGAAATTAATGAAGCTATCCAGAAAACTCTTACCGAAGCTGATATAGAATATAACGTCCCAACAGACTATGGCGAGACTTTCAGAGATTTCAAAAAAGATTATCTGCATGATCTGAATACTAAGACCACCGTTATTATAATCGGGGATGGGCGCAGCAATTATATGAACCCCCAGGCCGAAATCCTCGGGGAAATGCGTGACAAATGCAGACGAATAATCTGGCTCAATCCTGAGCCGATGCATGTATGGCACACAGGAGACAGCGAAATGTTCACATACAAGTCCTACTGCCATGAGGTCAGGCCATGCCAGAATCTGAATCAGCTCATGGATTTCGTACACGAGCTCGTGCTATAG
- a CDS encoding acyl-CoA dehydrogenase family protein — protein sequence MQQSVNEKIRILSEKYICPVAENLGFDDDFPWGIWKALGESGVLGLGVSKDFGGFASSSREISSALYELVLSGGNLGLGLSAMIHILVSGYIISRYADDSIKKKILPLLASGTSTCSFAVSEPGRGGHPKFIETRAEKKISDTGDVFYYITGEKTYLTNGPVADYFVVIAVTDEPSVKVDGRKNFSAFLVASDKDGVEKTPQLKVPFFKPSPHGGIRLTCYKSGIYDIFGIPGKAYDDIVLPFRDIENCLMSGPVSGAMKRVVLESLKIAASVARLSKDAMIILGRMDAVADLARDMAFKMADAFDLDMPKIDQQKYYFQFREICLVFNNLINSWSEYIESESVLMDNHMIFVILKNDLLKSAGLGDFILKANLAKAGAGMIGSVS from the coding sequence ATGCAACAGTCCGTTAATGAAAAAATCAGAATTTTATCTGAAAAATATATATGTCCTGTAGCTGAAAATCTTGGCTTTGATGATGATTTTCCTTGGGGAATATGGAAAGCCCTTGGAGAATCAGGTGTTCTTGGCCTTGGTGTTTCCAAGGATTTCGGAGGTTTTGCGTCCTCATCAAGGGAAATCAGCTCCGCATTGTACGAGCTTGTTCTATCAGGAGGGAATCTTGGTCTGGGGCTCTCTGCAATGATCCATATATTGGTCTCAGGATATATTATTTCCAGATATGCTGATGATTCGATCAAGAAAAAAATTTTACCATTATTGGCATCAGGAACCTCTACTTGCTCTTTCGCCGTTTCAGAACCTGGAAGGGGAGGGCACCCCAAATTCATTGAAACAAGGGCTGAAAAAAAAATTTCGGATACAGGCGATGTTTTTTATTACATAACAGGTGAGAAAACTTACCTGACAAACGGGCCTGTGGCCGATTATTTTGTTGTTATTGCTGTTACTGATGAGCCGTCAGTTAAAGTTGACGGCAGGAAAAATTTTTCAGCATTTCTTGTTGCTTCGGACAAGGACGGAGTTGAAAAGACTCCGCAACTGAAAGTGCCCTTTTTCAAGCCTTCGCCTCACGGAGGAATCAGGTTAACTTGCTATAAATCAGGCATATATGACATCTTCGGCATTCCTGGAAAGGCATACGATGATATTGTCCTTCCATTCAGGGATATTGAGAACTGTCTGATGTCCGGGCCTGTTTCAGGGGCCATGAAGAGAGTCGTGCTGGAATCATTAAAAATTGCCGCATCAGTTGCCAGGCTCTCAAAAGATGCCATGATTATTCTTGGCCGAATGGATGCTGTTGCTGATCTTGCCAGAGATATGGCTTTTAAAATGGCGGATGCTTTTGATCTGGATATGCCAAAAATAGATCAGCAAAAATATTATTTCCAGTTCAGGGAAATCTGCCTTGTTTTCAATAACCTTATTAATTCTTGGTCCGAATACATTGAGTCTGAATCCGTTTTGATGGATAATCACATGATTTTTGTAATTCTTAAAAATGATCTTCTGAAATCCGCAGGTCTTGGAGATTTCATACTTAAAGCGAATCTGGCAAAGGCCGGAGCAGGAATGATTGGTTCCGTATCATAG